A window of Scylla paramamosain isolate STU-SP2022 chromosome 36, ASM3559412v1, whole genome shotgun sequence genomic DNA:
agtacgaaggaaaaaatgtaagtaaacAGGAGAAATGTACTCTTATATAATGcaatattatttttacttttgtgtgtttatttgtggttgtatttacctaattgtattgtatagggcacaagccaaagctcattttgtcatGTCTCCAAaactatatttatccagtttctctttaaacatgtgtacactgtttgccacaaccacctcttcctttaaaTAATTCCAGATTCCAATAGTTTGATACAAgatgtatttcttgatgttgctcaaaacatccactcttctttatgttcttcacatgcccccttgtctgtctctctctctcctccatctatGGTACTAAGTcatttctgtttattctttctatattgtttactaatttgtacatttgttatcaggtctcctctttctcttctctcttggagtgttggtaatcccatctcttcaaatctttcttcatagcttaagtctttcaattctgataccatctttgttgctatcctctgtattttttccagtttctgtatatcttttctttctttgtggagcccaaactactgctgtgtattccaaTTTGGGTTGTATCATAGTTGTTATGATTTTATtaatcatttctttatttaaataGTTAAACGCTATcctaacaagctgtatgtagagccgaATATCccatttatgtgcctttcaggtgatagtgtatcctggatcattactcccaaatctttttcttcattactttttgttattatttctccacccattttgtaattccatgaaggtctctttttactttttcctatttgcaACACAtagcattttctggcattaaattctagtttccatctttggctccatgcatgtattttgtcaaaATCCTTTTATAACTCCTTGCagacatttttattctttattattttcattattcttacatcatcagcaaaaaggttcatataactatttagatcctctgtcatatcatttacatacatTTGAAACATAACAGGTGCCTTGCAGTACCCCACTTGTTATTTtgtgccaacttgaattagtgtctcggattacttttctcatttccctcccttgtaaataattattcatccatctcaatgttgctccctttagtcctctttcattctctaaCTTCTGCTTAAGACTTTTGTggagaactttatcaaatgctttttttgagatccaggtataccacatcaacccatccatccctctcttgcactccatctattagtctcgtataaaagctcagtagatttgtgacacaggatctttcctgaatccaaattgcttttctgtaattattttcatattctaaATATTgcatccatctatctttaattactattttacaaagcttgcttacaatacttgttagtgacactggttCCACTTTATTTCCCCCTatgtatattggcactatgttagctcttttccatttccttggtacttttccttctctcaatgagctgttaattatatATCATATGGgttccttcatttgttctttgcattcttttaatattcattaatttacttgatctggtcccataacttttctaacatccaggtcttccagcagtttcttgatttcttgtattttttacttgtatctccAGTATTCCCTCATTTTGTGATACCACTTTTGGTGTCACAAAATCAGTTTCTTTTGTaaccacagattgaaaactttAATACATTAGTTCACTTATCTCCTCattagtttcataaattcttccttctctttttaacttgcTTATGTCATCActatgtttcatttttccatttatgtatctgtagaagagtttgggctcttccttgtattttctgtcactttcaaaatttctttcctctctccttattataccatattcattccttgcctttttgTATTATTCCCTAGTATTTCTGTTCAGATTTCTTTTGTTGTATGTATCATTCCtactatatgagagagagagagagagagagagagagagagagagagagagagagagagagagagagagagagagagagagagagagagagagagagagagagagagagagagagagagagagagagagagagagactccacctccacccaccacATCCCTCCATTCCATTCACCACAGGTTCTGTGTCCCTGCACCAATCACTCCTCACACCTGTTGTCCTGCACCACCATGCGCTTCAACCCCACCTGTAATGTTATCCCACAGTGTGCACCTGTTGCATGTGTTCTGGCAgcaaccccccccctctctctctctcttggtggaaAAGCAGGGTTTTTGGGTGTGGAAAGCTAAAATAGGGCTAAATACCATCCCTtaccatacaaaaaaaaaaataaataaaaataaaaaaaaaaaataaataaataaaataaataaataaaataaaaagggaaaaaacagtaTATAGAGTACAAGTCAGTGTTACCAACGATACATGCGAGAAATCTCCAAAAATATGTACATTATTATAAAGTGTACAGAATATGTATCTCAATACATATTTACAGTAAAGCAGAGACATGATGAAAATACTACATTGTTTTCAGAAAGTCATTAAAGGCTTGCACTGAGGACTTGGCGAGGGTGAGGCAAAACTCAGCATCTGTACCTGACACCAGTGCCAGTGGGGACACATAGTTAGGTTTGGAGGGATCATACTGGTCCCGGCCAAGGAGTTTGAGAAACCCATGGCGCTGCCTGATTCTGAAGTCTCTTGTTAAGAGCACATGAGGAAACTGAACTATTTGCTGGTGTGACAATCCCATGTGGTTGTGAGCAAAATCAAATCTTCTCACCAAAGCACCCCTacctgaaaataaaaacatacactgaatatttttctctttatcattaGTGCATTTCAACACAACAAATTAATGTCTTCAGTGCTGAACAAGAGTGTAACCCCACTGCACTGAATGAGTGTGACACTTGCCTCTATGTTTCCTGATTGTTGCATGAGAATCATGATATGACTGATCTAGCATCACAATAATAATTCAAAATGGGTTTAggaaaactttatgaagaaGGAACTTTACTAAGAGAAGCACCTACTTGCCATCCAAATCTTGGGCTTAGCAAGCAACAGGCTCTTCACTTCACTCTTTTCAAAACCCATTTCCTCCACCACAGAAAATGTTGTCATCTGCAATTATGTGAAAATATCAGTGGTAAATTTTATGCATGCACTGTAACAAATGTGTTAAAGCTttgcaattttatttatttaaatttttatgTTTATAGTAGACTAAACTGAGCATAATATTTTCCAGCCACTTTTAatctgtaatttttttcattataaatcATTATCTGAAAGAAAAGTGAGGCACATTAAATATTTATGTCTACAAAATTCAATTAGGTACTTTTTAAACAGTTTTAAGATATgctgacaatatatatatatatatatatatatatatatatatatatatatatatatatatatatatatatatatatatatatatatatatatatatatatatatatatacatgtagtTGATTTAATTAAACATTTCCATGACACATAAACCACATATGAAACATAACATAGGTATCATACCTTAATACTGGAATGGCTGTACGTGATGAGCCGAGGCTGTTTTGTTGCCAAATAGCGCACTTCATGATCAGTGAGTTCAAAGGACTGCTGAAATATCCCCAAGCGTCTGTCTATTCGAACAGTGCTGGTGAAAAGGCAACACAACATTAATCAcaataaaaatattcataaaaagtaAGATATTCGTACTATATTTCTAATAATACCTACTACAGAGGTTGTGCATTCAGGTGCTACAAATACAAAGTAAGCCAATCTTACTATATTCTAAGTAATACTGCAGAGACTCTCCATACTGGTGCTACTAACATAGCCATAAGTCTTAAGTCTTAGTGTTCCAGTTCTGTTCACAACATCAGTACAGCTAACCCATCTCACCTAAACAGCAGCCAGTAGGGATTCTTTGAGATGATCCGAGCTATGTCTTCCTCACTGAACTTCATGAATTCCAGGTAATTAGTTCTAGCCTCAAGGTCTTCTATGTTTTGCTGGAAGATGTATGGATTGACAGTCAGCCACCTCCCAAGATCATCGGCTGAAATCCCCAAGTCATGCAGGAACCTGAAGAAAAATTTTGATGTCTTAAGAATTGTGTTGTATAAAAATCACTGCAAGTCAACATCTGCTATGGTAATGATGGCACCCGTTACTGCAAACTTACATTAAATAGAGAGTTGCAGTTTACTACTCACACTATGTActtcttcatatctctctcAAAATCCAGAGGCAGAATGAAACTGTTGACATCTTTACGTGCATCCCAGGTGCTGAGGTCCACACCAAGCTTCACCAGCTGCTGTAGTGTGGCAGACCTGGTGGGTGATGAATAATACCAACATGAAAAATATGTGTTTGATTTAAGGGTATATTCTGATAAGCTGCATTCTTAGCAGATTGGCTCTCATGCTAATCACAGACTGGGAGCGGTTTGACTTCAAAATGTCCTAATCTGTTTGTCATGATTATGTAGATCCAGAGTTaaaatgttattttattatagTTATGATTGAAATAGAAGAGTGGAGGATTGCTGTAATTTAATCCATCCTCATTCCAATTACTCATAATGATCCTTTAGCTCATAATTATTCTTACTTGTTGACATATGCAGCCAGGTTGAAGGTGGGTCGTAGTTCAGGAGCCAGGACATCAATATCTGAAACATCCTTGGGTGGCAGCAGGACAGAATTGTTTTCTTGACTTCTTATCCACTGCATCTCATCTGTCCAGTCCCCTTCCTCAAGTCTCACAGGCAGAACATCTTCAACTACTTCAACTGACACTTGATCTCCCTTTTCATCCAAAGCATCACCAGGAGCTGGGCAAGTCAATGCCCTCAGGTGCATTAGCATGTGCCTCTTTCTTTGGTGCGGTTTTGTATAACTATTTGACCTTAAACTGTAACATCTAACATTTTTGTAGCAGCACACAAAATGGTCTCCTTTGGGAATAGCATTGGCTACATGCTTTTCTTGTTGCACTATAACCACGGCAGTTGATGTTTGTCGGCAGAGTGCTGGGAAATGTTTCACTGTGGGTTTTGCCAGAGCAAAGACAGCACCCATCATGTGATTCATTGTGCCTCTGAAATaaatgacatatatatatatatatatatatatatatatatatatatatatatatatatatatatatatatatatatatatatatatatatatatatatatatatatacatatatatatatatatatatatatatatatatatatatatatatatatatatatatatatatatatatatatatatatatatatatatatggatatcCTATAGTAGACTCAtacaagataatgaaaaaaaaaagtaagattaacTTTTAGTTCGCCATAAGGGATTAATGAGAAATAAAACTACACTACCGAGCCTATTTTAGCTTTGCTTTGATAATGTTGGAGTGAAAACCAAGATAGAGAGGCATCCCATACTTCAACTGAAACTTTGTCTTCTCCCTTCTTACTCAAACCTAGGCAAGTCAATGTTCTTAGGTGCATTAGTATGTGTCTCTTTGGTGCTGTTTCTTTATGTGCTGGGTATTGTCTGAAATTGCAGATACACAGTTAGATCATTAGGTAAATTTTTACAATAGGACCAAACTATATTTCGAGAACAAAACTGATAtccattattgtttattttattttatttttttttgttataaacAATTTTGAACACTAAACACGTCGGAAATACTTAATattgcctctcctcccttcatcccgcTACGGTCCTGGCGACTCATCGGGAAGCAAAGTTTATGGGCGGGGAACAAGAAAATTGTCATTTTAGGATACTTGAATGGAGATGATTGCATAAAAGAAAGCAATCCTAccctgatctaacctaatctaactcagCCTGACCTAACCAACGCGCATCATCTAACAAAAATTCCCTATATAACGGAAACTATTAATTTGCGATGAAAACTTCAATAGTTTCTCTGCATCTAAAaatgtaataagaaaataaataaatgtgcagAGCGTTATGGTCCTCTTCTAAAATGATACCGATCCTTATGACTAGTCTTACTCACATAATTAACTGACGTTTCTTCTATCCTTACATCCCAAGTGAGTTGTTTAGCCAAAGCAGAGCTGAGCATGGAGATATCCCCCTTAGTGACTAACCGACGTCAACAACCTCACTGCCACCGAGCTGCTCAGTTTCCTTACATTCTCCCATCTCTCTTTTACTAAACTCTGAAACATCTCTGTTGATTGCAATCCATCGTAACTATAtaagtttttatattttagtaAACAAGACCGGTACAAtaccaaattaataaaaatatattatctGGGTATAGGATTGTAGTGCATCAAGCCGTCATCGTCAACCAGTGGCGGGAAGTGAAAGTAAACAGACTATCCAATCTTGCTCAGCCATGCCTCTCATTCAAGTGAAGCACGTCATTTCCTTCACGTCTCAGGTATGGTGATTTTACCAGCTGGTTGAAAACTGGTAACTAAGCAATATCAGGTGGTGATGTGAGGGAGATGATAATGACAGGTGACCGGCGGTGTGTGGGTGTTGCTCGGTGTGTCCCTCGCCGCCCACATCACCAGAGATTACCTGTTACACCAAGGAAGCTTAAGGCACCGATCCGATCAACACAACCTTCCTCATTTCAGGGATGCTTTACTTGCATCACATCTGGGGATCATTCATTTGCAGACACTTCTGGGCAAAATATGACTCGTCAGTTCATGATTTACACAATGAAGGAATCGCCTGTAAAATTAAAGGATGTAAACCCAACCAAATTGATCCCTCGCATGAAAACCATCATGGTATTTCTATATTATCACAGCCTGTTCATTACCTGGTTCTTACCTGGTTAGGCTCCCCAGGAGTGAACCCCATATTGGCTAGCACGCCAGCCCATTTAAGAGGCCATCAGTGTGAACTAATTTGGATAAAGATCAGACTGGAAAGTGTGCTATGAGCCCACTTAGAACAATCAAAAGCaaacaatttaaaaaattgaataaaaaatctCCTAAGAATATGGCAAGTCttttcttgaaagagtttaggTTGATAGATTCAGCTACCTCTGACAGGAATGTGTTCCACAACCTACCCATACGAACTGAGAAAAAACCTGTGTCTGGCTTCAGAGGTACTGTGTTGCACAAAAATCTTAAACCTGTGCCCTCTTGTAATATCTCTTGCTGGTGTCATAGTAAATAAGTCAGGAGATAAAGATGACATACCATTGAAGATCTTCCAACATTTGATGAGATCAGCTCGCAAGAGTCTTCCTTTCACAGAGTAAAGATCTAGAGTTTTAAGTCGTTGGTCATAGGACATATTCTCACAACCTGTAATGAGCTTAGTCCATCATCATTGAACTGATTCAAGAAGTGATGTCATTGACATAACCTGTATTCCATACTGGAGATGCATATTCAAGAAGTGGACATATGTGTGTAATGAAAAGTTTAaccatgaaggaaggagagcgaCACAAAGCTGACAAGTAAAGAGTATACCAGACCTGAAGCCTTTGACACTATGGTTTGAATGTGGAGATGGAATCTTAGAGTTGGATCCACAGTTATGCCGAGATATACTGCAACAGAACTAGAGCTTAGAGGATTGCCATTAACAGTGTAAAATGAATAAGGGCCCAGATCGTAAGACTGACAGAGGTCGGTACCAAAACTAATAAGTTTAGtttttttgcattaatttttgcaTTAAGTCCCACAATTCAGCAACTGTAACCAATGAATCAATATCTTTTTGCACAGTACTCATACACTGCAACACTGTATTGAGATTCTGAGGCCTTATTAAGAGATACAATTTCAGGTCATCTGCAAATAATTTTGTCGGATactaaaagtagtggagatgtgaTTTatgtatataaggaaaagaataggaCCCAACACAGAACCCTGTGGCACTCTGCTAATCACTGGGTACGAAGAACTTTTCTGTCCACCCACAACAACCTCCATAGTCCTGTGAGACAGAAATGCCCTAATCCAAGAGATAACAGAACCATTAATACCCAGTGAAATAAGTTTAGTAAATAGAATTTGGTGGTTAACAGTGTCGAAGGCTTTTGATAAGTCAAAAAGAATAGGATCAACCATATTGCTCCTGTCCATCCACTCTGAGATTGCATTGTAGGTTAGTAAAAGCTGATCCCCCACAGAcctgtctatcagtctatcaGACTGCAATTCTTTTAATTCCACACTCGAACATTAAAGAACATATTATACCAAAGTTAATGACATACTGCATGCAAGTGAAGTTGTAAATGTTTTGCTATACTTTCATTACATTTATTTTGATATACTATGTGATGCTTGCATGTGTTCAGGACCCCAAGCACACTGTGAAGGACCTGGTGGAGGGGCGAGGGCCATGGCTTAACCTAAAAGGTGACAAATCCAGCAACCTTCAAGCAGACCTGCAACTCGagaaggcaacaaaaatatcaTACATAGACATTGGTAAATATGCGTTTCTTTATCCTTAGGTGATGCCGAGTGAAAAATGTATTAGAAGGAGAAGTGGTGGTTACACTGTTCTCCCTTTTAATGTTctattcttattgttcttgGACTTCTTTCGGATATCATGGGAAAGATACAGGCTCTCTCTACACAGGCATGGTAGCTCATGTTTTCTTAGTAATGGAATGGTGTGCAGGGAATGCAGGCAGTGTGATGATTGGTGTGGAGGTTGGACGCTCAGCCTGGCCCATCAGCAGACCTTATGTGACCCTCATTCCCACGGTGACCTTCATGACACGTGCAGAAGTGACCAGCGGACAGAATAGGAGCTCTGTTCGGATGTTCAAGCCAGGTCAGCCTCTGTCCTAATTTTATAAgtttatagagagaaagataaaaaaggtgACTGGACAGCTCTCTGTATTGTGCAAAGATGTTATGTCAGTTGATAGAATAGATCAGAATGAAATGAGATAAAACTGTAATGGTAAAAAAGAGTGTAATAACAAAATTTAACAAatgtatacatatgtatatagaaAGAATCCCTGACTTGAAGTATTCTCAGCCCCAATGTAATTCTAGTGTGCATGCTATTGTAAGCTATGAAAAGATTTGCTAAAATGTTGAATGGTCATGAATTTTGTTGCTATAACTGTAGTGGTGAATATGTGCTCATGTATCATGTTTATAATGCATCGTCTCAGAAAATATGGATGAGGTGACCCGGAATGAAGAATGGGACAGGGTGAGAATTTTGTGCCTGCAGCCTTTCACAAGCCCCAGCCAGTTTGGAATTTCCATGCTCAAAATGTACTCAGAGTCTGAGGTAATTAAAGGATTAATACAGTGGAAGCTTTTTACTATTAGATACAAATTATTTATAACTTGTGGATGGTATTAACAGGATCAGAAaatacattatttttgttttggattaatGGCCTGTCTAATACAGCATAGTTACTATAGTTTGGCACCATACTGCACACACCACACTCTTTTCCAGGTAACTCTGAAACCACAGGTGGACCTCAGTCCTGGAGTAACATTGAACAAAAAGAGTGAACTCTTGGCCAAGCTGAGGCTCTCTAACCCTGAGAAGTCAGGACTCTCAGACAGGTACATGGAAGTAGTGCCAGTATTGTGATGTAATGTTTAGTTTGGTTATGTcatttccaacttttttttttttttttaatgtaagaggggcatTGGTGTAGGGCAACAAAAtgagtagaaaaataaaaacaagaaatggcCCACTAAGGtgtcagtccctaaagaaaggtTAAAAGTACCCTTCATTCTCATGCAGTGAAGTACTCTCACTCTTGACTTTGCTGTCATCACTGTCA
This region includes:
- the LOC135090912 gene encoding transcription termination factor 3, mitochondrial-like; its protein translation is MNHMMGAVFALAKPTVKHFPALCRQTSTAVVIVQQEKHVANAIPKGDHFVCCYKNVRCYSLRSNSYTKPHQRKRHMLMHLRALTCPAPGDALDEKGDQVSVEVVEDVLPVRLEEGDWTDEMQWIRSQENNSVLLPPKDVSDIDVLAPELRPTFNLAAYVNKSATLQQLVKLGVDLSTWDARKDVNSFILPLDFERDMKKYIVFLHDLGISADDLGRWLTVNPYIFQQNIEDLEARTNYLEFMKFSEEDIARIISKNPYWLLFSTVRIDRRLGIFQQSFELTDHEVRYLATKQPRLITYSHSSIKMTTFSVVEEMGFEKSEVKSLLLAKPKIWMASRGALVRRFDFAHNHMGLSHQQIVQFPHVLLTRDFRIRQRHGFLKLLGRDQYDPSKPNYVSPLALVSGTDAEFCLTLAKSSVQAFNDFLKTM